The segment GTACAGGTCTTCGGCGCGAAGAATGACGTACTCTTCGCCATCAACGGTGATGTCCTGTCCGCCATACTTGCCGTAGATAACGGTATCACCCGGCTTGACGGGAACGGGAACGAGGCTGCCATGATGGTACTTGCCCTCGCCCACGGCGATGACCTTGCCACGCTGCGGCTTTTCCTTGGAATTGCTCGTGAGAATCAGACCGGATGCGGTGGTTTCCTCCGCCTCGTCCTGCTTGATGATGACTCGATCGCCCAACGGCTTCAAATTCATCTTTGTGCCTCCTAGAACTACGGGGTGATAACAAAATAACGTTCCTCATAGTACGCGCGCACCGTGCGGATTCATACCCTTGTTAACATTCCGTAAGAAATAATCTACTAATATGACACTTAGATTTCCTTGTTACCCTTTTATATACCCGATATCGCCCTGACCTGCGAAACGACGGGGCTGCTGACGGGAATGAGATGGTGTGGCCCCCCCCCATCTCATTCCCGTCATTTGGTGCGCAGGGGCATGTGGGCTTGGGGGTCGGCATCGAGCCCGGTGCGCTTGCCCGCCTCGAAGAGATCGAGGCCCACCGACGCGATCATCGAAGCGTTGTCGGCACAATCCGAGAGCTCGGGCATGACAACGCGAATGCCGCGCTTGCCGAGCTCGTTTTTGAGGGCCTCGCGCAAGTCAGGGTTCGCTGCCACACCACCGCCAATGCACAGGATGTCAACGTCCGCTTGCTTGCACGCATCGAGCGACTTGGCCACAAGCACATCGACGATGGCGGCGGT is part of the Coriobacteriia bacterium genome and harbors:
- a CDS encoding co-chaperone GroES — translated: MNLKPLGDRVIIKQDEAEETTASGLILTSNSKEKPQRGKVIAVGEGKYHHGSLVPVPVKPGDTVIYGKYGGQDITVDGEEYVILRAEDLYAVVD